A window of Trichoderma atroviride chromosome 3, complete sequence contains these coding sequences:
- a CDS encoding uncharacterized protein (EggNog:ENOG41~BUSCO:EOG092D1CGS~SECRETED:SignalP(1-22)) encodes MKSASKLFYLSVFALLATSGTCSDSANTCPFSPNAIIDDGCVSYATLDRLNLKVKPAVDDLVRTTDFFSHYRLNLFHKTCPFWDDEDGMCGNIACAVETLDNEEDIPEIWRASELSKLEGPRAKHPGKKMQKQNPDRPLQGKLGEDVGESCVVDYDDECDDRDYCIPEDEGTTSNGDYINLLHNPERFTGYSGQSAKSVWDAIYLENCFKKSSFPKSADLGVSNTPAEPAALDFKHVLDSAGRQAKLQQQRQSFPDTPFVANTGYEVEDECLEKRVFYRVVSGMHASISTHLCWDYLNQSTGQWQPNLACYESRLHKFPDRISNLYFNYALVTRAIAKLGPYVLGPHYTFCAGDLLQDQATRDKVAAVTQHAASVPQIFDEGVMFVNGEGPSLKEDFRNRFRNVSRVMDCVGCDKCRLWGKIQTSGYGTALKVLFEFHENQKPPSLKRTELVALFNTYARLSSSLAANGKFRAMIELRDKGSNKQLPTPEEVYQLVEEEDEDMNEFIKMRRLGPEYPLSDQVDQELARVMKAVKIVLKSWIRAPRMIWEILSDETSRIYRTWIGLPPRPRRYTFKLPNLDRDEL; translated from the exons ATGAAGTCTGCAAGCAAGCTGTTTTATCTCTCCGTGTTTGCCCTCTTGGCTACATCGGGAACATGCTCCGACTCTGCAAACACCTGTCCT TTTTCGCCAAACGCCATCATTGACGATGGATGCGTTTCGTATGCCACGCTCGATAGACTCAATTTAAAGGTGAAGCCTGCAGTCGACGACCTCGTTCGCACAACCGACTTCTTTTCGCATTACCGCCTGAACCTCTTTCACAAGACATGTCCGTTCTgggacgacgaagatggcatGTGCGGTAACATCGCATGCGCCGTCGAGACCCTGGATAACGAAGAAGACATTCCCGAGATTTGGAGGGCCAGCGAACTCAGCAAGCTGGAAGGCCCTCGAGCGAAGCACCCCggcaagaagatgcagaAACAGAATCCCGACCGACCGCTACAAGGAAAGCTGGGTGAAGACGTTGGGGAGAGCTGCGTGGTGGACTATGACGACGAGTGCGACGACAGAGACTACTGCATTCCCGAAGACGAGGGCACGACGTCCAATGGAGACTACATCAACTTGCTACACAACCCAGAGCGGTTTACCGGATACAGTGGCCAGAGTGCCAAATCAGTCTGGGATGCCATCTACTTGGAGAActgcttcaagaagagctcgtTCCCCAAATCCGCTGATCTGGGAGTTTCGAATACCCCAGCAGAGCCTGCCGCCTTGGATTTCAAACACGTCTTGGACTCTGCCGGACGCCAGGCcaagcttcagcagcagcgacagagtTTCCCGGATACTCCTTTTGTTGCCAATACTGGTTACGAGGTCGAGGATGAATGCTTGGAAAAGCGAGTATTCTATCGAGTTGTCTCGGGCATGCATGCCAGTATTAGCACGCATCTGTGCTGGGATTACTTGAACCAGAGCACTGGACAGTGGCAGCCAAACTTGGCTTGCTACGAGAGCCGACTGCACAAATTCCCCGACCGTATCAGCAACTTGTACTTTAACTACGCCCTCGTTACTCGCGCCATTGCGAAGTTGGGTCCCTACGTCCTCGGACCGCATTACACGTTCTGCGCAGGAGACTTGTTGCAGGATCAGGCCACACGAGACAAGGTCGCTGCTGTTACCCAGCACGCGGCCAGTGTCCCTCAAATATTCGACGAAGGCGTCATGTTTGTGAATGGCGAAGGCCCATCCCTCAAAGAAGACTTCCGCAATCGTTTCCGCAACGTCAGCCGAGTTATGGACTGCGTCGGTTGCGACAAGTGCCGTCTCTGGGGGAAGATCCAAACGAGCGGCTATGGAACCGCCTTGAAGGTGCTCTTTGAATTTCACGAGAATCAGAAACCCCCGTCGTTGAAGAGAACCGAGCTAGTAGCATTGTTCAACACTTACGCCAGACTCAGCTCATCGCTCGCGGCCAATGGCAAATTCAGAGCCATGATCGAATTGCGCGATAAGGGATCTAACAAGCAACTACCTACACCCGAAGAAGTCTATCAGCttgttgaggaggaggacgaagacaTGAATGAGTTTATTAAGATGCGCCGTCTTGGACCAGAATATCCGTTGAGTGACCAAGTCGACCAAGAGCTTGCTCGCGTTATGAAGGCAGTCAAGATTGttttgaagagctggattCGAGCCCCCAGAATGAT CTGGGAAATTCTGTCGGATGAGACATCAAGAATCTATCGTACTTGGATCGGTCTGCCTCCACGACCGAGGCGCTATACATTCAAGTTGCCGAATTTAGATAGAGACGAACTATGA